The Trichosurus vulpecula isolate mTriVul1 chromosome 4, mTriVul1.pri, whole genome shotgun sequence genome contains a region encoding:
- the LOC118846296 gene encoding ATP synthase membrane subunit DAPIT, mitochondrial-like, translating to MAGPESDSQYQFTGFKKYFNSYTLNGRKNYVLATYGGIALLILYFKARSKKTPAVKET from the coding sequence ATGGCAGGTCCAGAATCTGACAGTCAGTATCAGTTCACTGGTTTTAAGAAATACTTCAATTCATACACCCTTAATGGCAGAAAGAATTATGTACTGGCCACTTATGGAGGAATCGCTCTGCTCATACTTTACTTCAAGGCAAGGTCTAAAAAAACTCCAGCTGTGAAAGAAACATAA
- the LOC118846293 gene encoding peroxisomal trans-2-enoyl-CoA reductase-like: MGTVAKIKSCLAAGLLRNQVAIVTGGGTGIGKAIAAELLHLECNVVIASRRFDVLKSTAEELNAARLPSNPAIVTPIQCNIRKEEEVNNLVKSTLDIHGKINFLVNNGGGQFSSPAELITAKGWNAVVETNLTGTFYLCKAVFNSWMKEHGGSIVNIIVTLSQGFPGATHSGAARAGVENMSKTLAMEWAPYGIRINCISPGIIYSPTAFGNYEKVGLTRMNQYYQHCLAKRFGVPEEISSVACFLLSPGASYITGHTVVVDGGSTLYSRRLDIPDHDNWPDGLWDLSTVNRLKASFKEKSHL; this comes from the exons ATGGGGACGGTGGCGAAGATCAAGAGCTGCCTGGCTGCAGGGCTGTTACGGAACCAAGTGGCTATCGTCACCGGCGGCGGCACAGGCATTGGCAAGGCTATAGCTGCCGAGCTGCTGCACTTAG AATGTAATGTAGTTATTGCCTCCCGTCGATTTGATGTATTAAAGTCTACAGCAGAAGAGTTGAATGCTGCCCGCCTTCCCTCCAACCCAGCCATTGTTACTCCCATCCAGTGCAATATTCGAAAAGAAGAAGAG GTTAACAATTTGGTTAAATCCACATTAGATATCCATGGTAAGATCAATTTCTTGGTGAACAATGGAGGAGGTCAATTCTCCTCTCCTGCTGAGCTCATCACTGCAAAGGGATGGAATGCTGTGGTTGAAACCAACCTGACTGGCACGTTCTACCTTTGCAAAGCAG TATTCAACTCCTGGATGAAGGAACACGGAGGGTCTATTGTGAACATCATTGTCACATTAAGTCAAGGATTTCCTGGAGCAAC gcACAGTGGAGCAGCAAGAGCTGGAGTTGAAAATATGAGCAAAACTCTGGCAATGGAATGGGCCCCCTATGGAATAAGAATCAATTGTATCAGTCCT GGAATAATTTATTCCCCAACTGCCTTTGGCAACTATGAAAAGGTTGGACTGACTCGGATGAACCAGTACTATCAACATTGCCTAGCTAAGAGATTTGGTGTTCCTGAGGAG atcTCTTCTGTTGCATGCTTCTTGTTATCTCCTGGAGCTTCATATATTACAGGACACACGGTTGTTGTGGATGGTGGTAGTACTTTGTATTCCAGAAGGTTGGACATACCAG